ATTATGTTAATTTTAGAGAAAGTTAATTATTTTTCAATATTTCAAAAACATTATATGCAGCCTTAATACGATCTACATTTGGTATCTTTTTATTCATTAACATAACCAATCCAAAGTCTTCTTCTGGAATAAATAAAATATATGCCCCGAAGCCATTAGTAGATCCAGTTTTATGAAAAACTTTAGATTTTGGTTGCGACAACTCTTTTACAACAGGATTTAATCCCAATAAGATTTGTTTTGAATTACTAGCCTGTAGAATTTCGGAAGTGGTGGGATAAGAAAACATTTCCCATCCGAGTGCTTGTGTCATACCACTATCAGCAACTTTAAAATATCCTTTGTGTGTATCTAGTATAGCTTTTTTCATAGCAGGGCTATTTGTATCTACATTAAGGTTCGACTTTACAAACTTAAGCATATCAGGGAGTGTTGATTTAACTCCATATGCCTCATCCGACAATGGGCCAGGATTAACTCGAATTGGCTTGTTATTTTCATCATAACCAAAGGCATAGTTCATTTTTTGTTCTTCTGGAACATTGACGTATGTATGTTTCAAATTAAGTTGAGGAAAAATAATTTCCTCTAACAATGAAGAAAAAGAGACATTCATCGATTTTGCAGTTAAGTACCCGAATAGACCTATACTTGGGTTTGAGTATTCACGATAAGCCCCAGGAGGATT
The sequence above is drawn from the Acinetobacter sp. WCHAc010034 genome and encodes:
- the blaMCA gene encoding MCA family class C beta-lactamase; protein product: MIFNQKYFFQASFITMVMGFGMNLHASEVSQDEKNIEKVVTQSFKPLMDEYGVAGMAIGVIYKGKSYEKYYGVRFKDTNESVNGQTLFELGSLSKTFTAISGTYAKNQGKISFNDQPSKYIPALKNSEINKVNLLELLTYTSGNLPLQFPDDVKTDKQILEYFKNWKANNPPGAYREYSNPSIGLFGYLTAKSMNVSFSSLLEEIIFPQLNLKHTYVNVPEEQKMNYAFGYDENNKPIRVNPGPLSDEAYGVKSTLPDMLKFVKSNLNVDTNSPAMKKAILDTHKGYFKVADSGMTQALGWEMFSYPTTSEILQASNSKQILLGLNPVVKELSQPKSKVFHKTGSTNGFGAYILFIPEEDFGLVMLMNKKIPNVDRIKAAYNVFEILKNN